The following coding sequences are from one Mycobacterium bourgelatii window:
- a CDS encoding catalase: MPPRRQRDQGAPRPASPTGNTNGEAGSLDARAQSGRYLTTAQGVRLPDTDHSLKAGNRGPSLLEDFHLREKITHFDHERIPERVVHARGAAAHGIFESYGTAASVTKAGFLARKGKKTEVFCRFSTVLGSRGSADTVRDTRGFAVKFYTDEGNFDLVGNNMPVFFIQDGIKFPDVVHAAKPHPDREIPQAQSAHDTFWDFVSLHTEATHHVFWNMSDRGIPRSYRTMEGFGVHTFRLVDKKGKTTLAKFHWKPVAGVHSQVWEEAQITAGCDPDFHRRDMADSIEAGAFFEYELGIQVMPDDGTHTFEGIDLLDPTKIVPEELCPVKLIGKLTLNRNPTNFFAETEQVAFHTGHLVPGIEPTNDPLMQARLFSYLDTQLTRLGGPNFTQLPINRPHCPVNDMFRDGMHQTAIHTGQAPYLKNSIDNGEPLVAAADEGGYVHTPRQVEGPAIRENPSSFEDHFTQAAMFYRSLTEVEKAHIVEAFTFELGKCYEQAIKERELQVLANVDADLCKQVAIGLGLPAPKGKPPKDVLLSPALSQVVETPGPIDGRKIGIIAGPDSDLAGVNKLIDAVLGLNATPLVTAPIGGVLKAGRRSVIIERTLLTARSVEFDAVVVAAGTKPTADLKLVVLLQEAFRHCKPIAAWGDGTAALTAAGIELDAPGVLVAAKADKKFVTALASAVGLHRVWERAIDVMASEVAPAR; the protein is encoded by the coding sequence ATGCCTCCACGCCGCCAGCGCGACCAAGGCGCGCCCAGGCCCGCCAGCCCTACCGGAAACACCAACGGCGAGGCCGGCAGCCTCGATGCGCGTGCCCAGTCGGGGCGGTACCTGACCACCGCACAGGGCGTGCGATTGCCCGACACCGACCACTCGTTGAAGGCCGGTAATCGTGGCCCCTCGCTTCTCGAAGACTTCCATCTTCGCGAGAAGATCACGCACTTCGACCATGAGCGCATCCCCGAGCGCGTCGTCCACGCACGGGGGGCGGCCGCACACGGCATCTTCGAGTCCTACGGCACGGCTGCGTCGGTGACCAAGGCCGGATTCCTGGCGCGAAAGGGTAAGAAAACCGAGGTATTCTGCCGCTTTTCGACCGTGTTGGGATCACGCGGATCGGCCGACACGGTGCGTGACACCCGGGGTTTTGCGGTCAAGTTCTACACCGACGAAGGCAATTTCGACCTGGTCGGCAACAACATGCCGGTGTTCTTCATTCAGGACGGCATCAAGTTTCCTGACGTAGTCCACGCCGCCAAGCCGCATCCCGACCGAGAGATTCCGCAGGCGCAATCCGCCCATGACACCTTCTGGGACTTCGTGTCATTGCACACCGAAGCCACTCACCACGTGTTCTGGAACATGAGCGACCGTGGCATCCCCCGCTCGTACCGGACCATGGAGGGCTTCGGGGTTCACACGTTCCGTCTGGTGGACAAGAAGGGCAAGACCACGCTGGCCAAATTCCATTGGAAGCCGGTCGCCGGTGTGCACTCCCAGGTCTGGGAAGAAGCGCAGATCACCGCCGGCTGCGATCCCGACTTCCACCGCCGCGACATGGCCGACAGCATCGAGGCTGGCGCCTTCTTCGAGTACGAACTGGGCATCCAGGTGATGCCGGACGACGGAACGCACACCTTCGAGGGAATAGACCTGCTCGACCCGACCAAGATCGTGCCCGAAGAACTGTGCCCGGTGAAGCTGATCGGAAAGCTGACGCTCAACCGCAATCCCACCAACTTCTTCGCCGAAACCGAGCAGGTTGCCTTCCACACCGGCCACCTGGTGCCGGGCATCGAACCGACCAACGACCCGCTGATGCAGGCGCGGCTCTTCTCCTACCTGGATACGCAGCTCACCAGATTGGGCGGGCCCAATTTCACGCAGTTGCCCATCAACCGGCCGCACTGCCCGGTCAACGACATGTTCCGGGACGGCATGCACCAGACCGCAATTCACACCGGCCAGGCGCCATACCTGAAGAATTCCATCGACAACGGTGAGCCGCTGGTCGCCGCTGCCGACGAGGGCGGGTATGTGCACACCCCGCGTCAGGTCGAGGGACCCGCCATCCGGGAAAATCCGTCGTCGTTCGAGGACCACTTCACCCAGGCGGCCATGTTCTACCGCAGCCTCACCGAGGTCGAAAAGGCGCACATCGTCGAGGCGTTCACGTTCGAACTCGGCAAATGCTACGAGCAGGCGATCAAAGAGCGCGAACTCCAGGTACTGGCCAATGTCGACGCCGACCTGTGCAAGCAGGTGGCCATCGGCCTGGGTCTGCCCGCACCCAAGGGCAAGCCGCCCAAGGATGTTCTGCTGTCACCGGCACTGTCGCAGGTGGTGGAAACCCCCGGCCCGATCGATGGGCGCAAGATCGGCATCATCGCCGGCCCGGATTCCGATCTGGCCGGGGTCAACAAGTTGATCGACGCTGTGTTGGGCCTTAACGCCACGCCGTTGGTGACGGCCCCCATCGGCGGAGTGCTGAAAGCCGGACGCCGCAGTGTGATCATCGAGCGGACCCTGCTGACCGCGAGGTCCGTCGAGTTCGACGCGGTGGTCGTGGCCGCCGGAACCAAGCCGACGGCTGACCTCAAGCTGGTTGTGTTGCTGCAGGAGGCATTTCGCCACTGCAAGCCGATCGCCGCGTGGGGCGACGGTACCGCGGCGCTCACCGCCGCCGGCATCGAGTTGGACGCGCCGGGTGTGCTCGTGGCCGCCAAAGCGGACAAGAAATTCGTCACCGCCCTGGCGAGCGCCGTTGGGTTGCATCGGGTTTGGGAGCGGGCCATCGACGTGATGGCTTCGGAGGTCGCACCGGCTCGCTAA
- a CDS encoding long-chain-fatty-acid--CoA ligase, with amino-acid sequence MPDLAEPRFLDDRLAHWAATTPDNEAVDYLDRNWTWAQWHDRVRRLAGALTELGIKRGDAVAFLDKNHPACVELTFAAASLGAANAIINFRLAANELDYVLNDSGAKVLVVGSELKPNIEKIRDSLTNVEHVIEVTPDGAEGDEYEALLAKSTPVGRSPSVEPDDVCIIMYSSGTTGHPKGVMLTQANLIAHTVNAGQGFNVQPGDKNMVSMPLFHVGGSSYAQIGIHNGVPSVMTRDVDGMTLAGAILKGANRTFLVPAVLAKVLDSGEDAVKLFSALKTYAYGASPMPLPLLRSALKAWPETEFLQVYGLTELCGAISQLLPEAHRAEDHPERLTSAGTVVPNAEVRVVDPYTLKDVAPGEQGELWFRSPQLMKGYHNKPEATAEAITEDGWFRTGDIGRVDDGGYIFVEDRLKDMIISGGENIYSIEVERALAEHPAVTEVAVIGVPHPKWGEVVKAVVALEGEATEEELIAFTRERLAAYKCPKSIDITDALPRNPTGKILKKELRKPYWEGRDRATV; translated from the coding sequence ATGCCTGACCTCGCTGAACCTCGCTTTCTCGACGACCGTCTGGCCCACTGGGCTGCCACCACGCCCGATAACGAGGCGGTCGACTACCTTGACCGCAATTGGACCTGGGCACAGTGGCACGACAGGGTGCGCCGACTGGCCGGTGCGTTGACCGAACTCGGTATCAAGCGCGGCGATGCCGTGGCATTCCTGGACAAGAATCATCCGGCGTGTGTCGAGCTGACGTTCGCGGCCGCGTCGCTGGGTGCCGCCAACGCAATCATCAACTTCCGTCTGGCTGCCAACGAACTCGACTACGTGCTCAACGACTCGGGCGCCAAGGTGCTCGTCGTCGGTTCGGAGCTCAAGCCGAACATCGAGAAGATCCGCGACTCGCTCACCAATGTCGAGCACGTCATCGAGGTGACGCCCGACGGCGCCGAGGGCGACGAGTATGAGGCTCTGTTGGCCAAGTCGACACCCGTCGGCCGTTCGCCCAGCGTCGAACCCGACGACGTGTGCATCATCATGTATTCGTCCGGCACCACCGGCCACCCCAAGGGCGTCATGCTGACGCAGGCCAACCTGATCGCGCACACGGTCAACGCCGGCCAGGGCTTCAATGTCCAACCGGGCGACAAGAACATGGTGTCGATGCCGCTGTTCCATGTCGGCGGCTCGTCGTACGCACAGATCGGTATCCACAACGGCGTACCGAGCGTGATGACCCGTGACGTCGATGGGATGACGCTTGCCGGCGCGATCCTGAAGGGCGCCAACAGAACATTCTTGGTCCCAGCGGTGCTCGCGAAAGTGTTGGACTCGGGTGAAGACGCGGTGAAGTTGTTCAGCGCGCTGAAAACGTATGCCTACGGTGCGTCGCCGATGCCGCTGCCGCTGCTGCGCTCGGCCCTGAAGGCTTGGCCGGAAACCGAATTTTTGCAGGTGTACGGCCTGACCGAACTCTGCGGCGCCATCAGTCAACTGCTCCCCGAGGCACACCGCGCCGAGGACCACCCGGAGCGGCTGACAAGTGCGGGCACGGTGGTGCCCAACGCGGAAGTGCGGGTTGTCGATCCGTACACGCTCAAGGACGTGGCACCCGGCGAGCAGGGCGAATTGTGGTTCCGCTCACCGCAATTGATGAAGGGGTACCACAACAAACCCGAGGCGACGGCCGAGGCGATCACCGAAGACGGGTGGTTCCGCACCGGCGACATCGGCCGCGTCGACGACGGTGGCTACATCTTCGTCGAGGACCGACTCAAGGACATGATCATCTCGGGCGGGGAGAACATCTACTCGATCGAGGTTGAGCGGGCGCTTGCCGAACACCCGGCAGTCACCGAGGTCGCCGTCATCGGGGTGCCCCACCCAAAGTGGGGCGAGGTGGTGAAGGCCGTCGTCGCACTGGAAGGCGAGGCCACCGAGGAGGAGCTCATCGCCTTCACCCGTGAGCGCCTGGCGGCCTACAAATGCCCGAAGTCGATCGACATCACCGACGCGCTGCCGCGCAACCCGACCGGGAAGATCCTCAAGAAGGAATTGCGCAAGCCCTATTGGGAAGGCCGCGACCGCGCGACCGTGTAG
- a CDS encoding acyl-CoA dehydrogenase family protein, producing the protein MDFELDTGQREWLSEVREFLRQNVTPALKAEIAAHGLEYPDGEVSAFRRKIGERGWFGLNWPTEYGGLGLTAMHQHLLMSEFDYAGVPGPDLTVTSVAPMIMRHGTEQNKREFLPPIARGELVCAVGYSEPNAGTDLASLRTRAVRDGDEWVINGSKIWNSGAQRCTHEWLCVRTDPEARRHRGISVIMVPIDSPGIEIRPLYAWSGYRTNETFFNDVRVPVTNLIGEVNKGWTYITGALDLERGALTNAGDLRRALNDLVALASVPLRDGTVPGADPVFRRRLAQADADVEVATLMGYEAASLLDGGSIPSVEVSVEKIFTSELRQRIADLAIDLLGPDGLLAHHARGAPFDGFFERLYRVSPLMRFGGGTNEVLRDVIAQRGHGMPSYGR; encoded by the coding sequence ATGGACTTTGAACTCGACACCGGGCAGCGGGAGTGGCTGTCGGAGGTGCGGGAGTTTCTTCGACAGAATGTGACCCCTGCGCTCAAGGCTGAGATCGCCGCGCACGGTCTCGAGTACCCGGACGGCGAGGTGTCGGCGTTCCGGCGCAAGATCGGGGAGCGTGGCTGGTTCGGTCTGAACTGGCCGACCGAATACGGCGGCTTGGGGCTGACGGCCATGCATCAGCACCTGCTGATGAGCGAGTTCGACTATGCCGGTGTGCCTGGCCCCGATCTCACCGTGACGTCGGTGGCGCCGATGATCATGCGCCACGGCACCGAGCAGAACAAGAGGGAGTTCCTGCCGCCCATCGCCAGGGGCGAATTGGTTTGCGCGGTGGGCTATTCGGAGCCCAACGCGGGTACCGACCTGGCCAGCTTGCGTACCCGTGCCGTGCGTGACGGCGACGAGTGGGTGATCAACGGATCCAAAATCTGGAACAGCGGCGCTCAGCGCTGCACGCACGAATGGCTTTGCGTGCGCACCGATCCCGAGGCGCGTCGGCACCGGGGGATCTCGGTGATCATGGTCCCGATCGACAGTCCCGGCATCGAGATCCGGCCCCTCTACGCGTGGTCCGGGTATCGGACCAACGAAACCTTTTTCAACGACGTCCGAGTGCCCGTCACCAATTTGATCGGCGAGGTCAACAAGGGCTGGACCTATATCACCGGAGCTCTCGATCTGGAGCGCGGCGCGCTGACCAATGCCGGCGACCTGCGTCGGGCGCTCAACGATCTGGTTGCATTGGCGTCGGTGCCGTTGCGCGACGGCACCGTGCCGGGTGCTGATCCGGTGTTTCGCCGGCGCCTGGCGCAGGCCGACGCGGACGTCGAAGTCGCGACGTTGATGGGCTATGAGGCCGCTTCTCTGCTTGACGGCGGAAGCATCCCGTCCGTTGAGGTCAGTGTCGAGAAGATTTTCACCAGCGAGTTGCGCCAACGCATCGCCGATCTGGCGATCGATCTGCTCGGCCCGGACGGGTTGCTCGCTCACCACGCCCGGGGTGCGCCGTTCGACGGATTCTTCGAGCGGCTCTATCGGGTGTCGCCGTTGATGCGCTTCGGTGGCGGCACCAACGAGGTGCTGCGGGATGTGATCGCGCAGCGCGGTCACGGTATGCCTTCCTACGGGCGGTGA
- a CDS encoding nuclear transport factor 2 family protein, with the protein MDHTIGERTRDLDLVMSTLSPDPRYTAWGAPPDLSPVGRQAVRDFYETTIVEGGLWCLEMEMDRIVVDDDTIVTEGFIRSIYHGTDAARRGFPVDDQEGFYLVTLRMLVVWPFDADGFILGEETYNAVATPDFIKKVDISEVPPDFRDFVGAR; encoded by the coding sequence TTGGACCACACCATCGGTGAGCGGACTCGGGACCTTGATCTCGTGATGTCGACGCTGAGCCCCGACCCGCGCTACACCGCCTGGGGAGCACCCCCGGATCTGAGCCCGGTCGGACGGCAAGCGGTCCGGGACTTCTACGAAACGACGATCGTCGAAGGCGGCCTGTGGTGCCTCGAGATGGAGATGGACCGGATCGTCGTCGATGACGACACCATTGTCACCGAAGGCTTTATCCGTTCGATCTACCACGGCACCGACGCGGCGCGGCGGGGCTTTCCGGTTGACGATCAGGAGGGGTTCTACCTGGTCACGCTGCGCATGCTGGTCGTCTGGCCGTTCGATGCAGACGGCTTCATTCTCGGCGAGGAAACCTACAACGCCGTGGCGACACCTGACTTCATCAAGAAGGTCGACATCTCGGAGGTACCGCCGGACTTCCGCGACTTCGTCGGCGCTCGCTGA
- a CDS encoding adenylate/guanylate cyclase domain-containing protein, which produces MVATPETRYARDGENHVAYQVVGDGGDGRPDVLFVLTATFPIDLLWDEPVVAGHLHRLASFSRLILTDLLGVGSSDAVAIADRPAMQSWTDGLIAVLDAAGSERASVFAMSESGLPAMVLTATHPHRVNSLILFSPFACYVRAPDHPFGMPEPTLARYIEVFEQTVGAGGVVDVLAPSWSNDSAKRRWWARGERLSGGPGYFKEILNLFLHTDIRPVVESIQAPTLLLRRRGDHHVRREHVQDLAERIPTARLVELDGDENVWFTGDADRVLDEIESFLTGGRSATLSNRVLSTVLFTDIVGSTELASRLGDDAWTAKLAVHNRIVERQVVAARGNVVKFTGDGALATFDGPVRAINCAQAIRDAVEELGLTIRAGLHTGEVEMADTDVHGIAVHIAARIMALAVPGEVLVSGVIPPLVLGSRIAFADRGHHRLKGVPETWPVLAVCDGDRRAEGQ; this is translated from the coding sequence ATGGTGGCGACTCCCGAAACGCGGTATGCGCGGGACGGCGAAAATCACGTGGCCTACCAGGTCGTCGGTGATGGCGGAGACGGGCGGCCCGACGTCCTTTTCGTCCTGACCGCGACGTTTCCGATCGACCTGCTGTGGGACGAACCCGTCGTCGCCGGACATCTGCACAGGCTGGCGTCGTTCAGTCGGTTGATCCTGACCGACCTGCTCGGCGTCGGAAGCTCCGACGCGGTGGCGATCGCCGACCGTCCCGCGATGCAGTCCTGGACGGACGGCCTCATTGCGGTGCTCGACGCCGCCGGAAGCGAGCGGGCATCGGTGTTCGCAATGTCGGAGTCCGGGCTCCCCGCCATGGTGCTCACCGCGACTCACCCGCACCGCGTCAATTCGCTCATCCTCTTCAGCCCCTTTGCGTGTTACGTTCGCGCCCCCGACCACCCGTTCGGGATGCCGGAGCCGACGCTGGCGCGCTACATCGAGGTGTTCGAGCAGACTGTGGGTGCTGGTGGGGTGGTCGACGTCCTGGCGCCGAGCTGGTCGAATGACAGCGCAAAGCGGCGCTGGTGGGCGCGCGGCGAACGCCTTTCCGGCGGCCCCGGCTACTTCAAAGAGATCTTGAATCTATTCCTGCACACTGATATTCGTCCCGTAGTCGAAAGCATCCAAGCGCCGACGCTGCTGCTGCGGCGGCGTGGCGATCATCATGTGCGTCGCGAGCACGTGCAGGATCTCGCCGAGCGCATCCCGACCGCGCGGCTCGTGGAGCTCGACGGCGACGAAAACGTGTGGTTCACCGGCGATGCCGACCGCGTGCTCGACGAGATCGAATCGTTCCTCACCGGCGGTCGTAGCGCGACACTGTCGAACCGTGTGCTCTCCACGGTGTTGTTCACCGACATCGTCGGCTCCACCGAACTGGCCTCCCGGTTGGGCGACGACGCCTGGACCGCAAAACTCGCCGTCCACAACCGGATTGTCGAGCGGCAGGTGGTCGCCGCGCGCGGAAACGTCGTCAAATTCACCGGTGACGGCGCACTCGCGACCTTCGACGGACCCGTACGCGCGATCAACTGTGCGCAGGCGATCCGCGACGCAGTGGAAGAACTCGGCCTAACCATCCGCGCCGGGCTACACACCGGCGAAGTGGAGATGGCCGACACCGACGTGCACGGGATCGCCGTGCATATCGCCGCGCGCATCATGGCGCTCGCGGTACCTGGCGAGGTGCTCGTCTCGGGCGTGATCCCGCCGCTGGTGCTCGGCTCCCGCATCGCGTTCGCCGACCGCGGCCACCACCGCCTGAAGGGCGTTCCCGAAACCTGGCCCGTCCTTGCCGTGTGCGACGGCGACCGGCGCGCCGAAGGACAATAA
- a CDS encoding acyl-CoA dehydrogenase family protein: MKLIPSPHERDLAAMCRSLLAAECPTTLARGPQADRMPERLWKALAGAGLLGLAIDESHGGSGGYLSDLGVFSVEAGRALCPNVVHSTVIAALAIDWLGGPGARARWLPELASGSVRGTSALFNTRDAAVVTPVLHAHNDEGLWRLDGSADFVADADLADLIVITAGTDDAAGGTLGFVVETGAQGVSIEPLQLMGGHPAFTVRFDEVTVADPGAVFAAGSRDLRRVANAAVALHCLDLVGVGEAVIQRTVDHTKVREQFGRPIASFQAAQHLVADMHIAVSAARLAAQSAAFWIGRGRVATRETAIARMRAAAVKQVTLDAHQLHGGMGYVVDTDLHLFSERARVLSTWGGGADIAAKWLDTVRDRKD, encoded by the coding sequence ATGAAGTTGATTCCCTCGCCGCACGAACGCGATTTGGCCGCGATGTGCCGCAGTCTGCTGGCCGCCGAGTGTCCGACGACGTTGGCGCGCGGCCCCCAGGCCGACCGCATGCCGGAGCGGTTGTGGAAGGCGCTGGCCGGCGCGGGGTTGCTCGGGCTGGCAATCGACGAAAGTCATGGCGGCTCCGGCGGATACCTGTCGGACCTGGGCGTCTTCAGTGTCGAGGCCGGACGAGCCTTGTGTCCCAACGTCGTTCACAGCACGGTGATCGCGGCATTGGCCATCGATTGGCTGGGCGGCCCGGGTGCGCGCGCCAGGTGGCTGCCGGAGCTGGCGTCCGGATCTGTACGCGGGACGTCGGCGTTGTTCAACACCCGCGACGCGGCCGTCGTCACTCCGGTGTTGCACGCGCACAACGACGAAGGCTTGTGGCGTCTGGACGGCAGCGCGGATTTCGTCGCCGATGCAGACTTGGCCGACCTGATCGTCATCACGGCCGGGACCGACGACGCGGCCGGCGGCACGCTCGGGTTCGTGGTCGAGACGGGCGCGCAGGGAGTCAGCATCGAACCACTGCAGCTGATGGGCGGACACCCGGCCTTCACCGTGCGCTTCGACGAGGTGACCGTCGCGGACCCGGGCGCCGTGTTCGCCGCGGGTTCGCGGGATCTGCGCCGGGTGGCCAACGCGGCGGTGGCGCTGCACTGCCTCGATCTGGTCGGGGTGGGCGAGGCGGTCATCCAGCGCACGGTGGACCATACGAAGGTGCGCGAACAATTCGGCCGGCCGATCGCGTCGTTCCAGGCGGCCCAACACTTGGTGGCCGACATGCACATCGCCGTGTCTGCGGCCCGGCTGGCCGCCCAGTCAGCGGCGTTCTGGATTGGGCGCGGACGGGTTGCCACCCGGGAGACCGCGATCGCGCGGATGCGCGCCGCTGCGGTCAAGCAGGTCACGCTCGACGCCCACCAACTGCACGGTGGCATGGGATACGTCGTCGACACGGATCTTCATCTGTTCTCCGAACGCGCCCGCGTGCTGTCTACTTGGGGAGGCGGTGCCGATATCGCAGCGAAATGGCTTGACACCGTGCGAGATCGGAAGGATTGA
- a CDS encoding IS1380 family transposase, translated as MFADLAAAVADGADCIDAVGQLCGDREHVLGAKASTTTMWRLIDERIDASHLPRVRAARAAARAAAWAAGAAPAPGGWLHIDIDATLVLDHSDNKEKAGATWKKTYGHHPLLAFVDRPEIAGGEALAGLLRPGGAGSNTAADHVSVLAQALAGLPARWRPDPDHRDDPDKPAVLVRCDTAGATHDFADACRAARGSPSATRGLAGAGRCGHSQHRAVLVSGDRHRRWYPRGRLGRRGHQPGQPVIVAAGTRLILRKERPHPGAQLRFTDADGMRVTAFITDTPPGVVAGQVAGLELRHRQHARVEDRIRELKATGLRNLPCQAFDANAAWLEIVLAAADLVTWCQLIGFTGHPGLTRAEIATFRYRVLHVAARITRGARRTRLRIDATWRWAAAIATAWQHIRTAFG; from the coding sequence GTGTTCGCTGATCTGGCTGCCGCGGTCGCCGATGGGGCGGACTGCATCGACGCGGTCGGACAACTGTGCGGCGACCGTGAGCATGTCCTGGGTGCCAAAGCCTCCACGACCACGATGTGGCGGCTAATCGATGAGCGCATCGATGCTTCGCACCTACCGCGGGTGCGTGCCGCCCGGGCTGCGGCCCGCGCAGCGGCCTGGGCCGCCGGCGCCGCCCCCGCACCGGGTGGCTGGTTGCACATCGACATCGACGCCACCCTGGTCCTCGATCATTCCGATAACAAGGAGAAGGCAGGGGCGACCTGGAAAAAGACCTACGGTCACCACCCGCTGCTGGCCTTCGTGGACCGCCCCGAGATCGCCGGCGGGGAAGCGCTGGCCGGCCTACTGCGCCCCGGTGGCGCGGGCTCCAACACCGCAGCTGACCACGTCAGTGTCCTAGCGCAGGCACTGGCCGGCCTGCCGGCGCGATGGCGGCCGGACCCCGATCATCGCGACGACCCCGACAAGCCGGCGGTGCTGGTGCGCTGCGACACCGCCGGGGCCACCCACGACTTCGCCGACGCCTGCCGCGCCGCGCGGGGTTCTCCTTCGGCTACCCGTGGATTGGCGGGTGCAGGACGCTGTGGACACTCTCAACATCGGGCAGTGCTGGTATCCGGCGATCGACACCGACGGTGGTATCCGCGAGGGCGCCTGGGTCGCCGAGGCCACCAACCTGGTCAACCTGTCATCGTGGCGGCGGGGACCCGGCTGATCCTGCGCAAGGAAAGGCCCCATCCGGGTGCGCAGTTGCGGTTCACCGACGCCGACGGGATGCGGGTCACCGCGTTCATCACCGACACACCGCCCGGTGTGGTCGCCGGCCAGGTGGCAGGTCTGGAACTACGCCACCGCCAACACGCCCGCGTCGAAGACCGCATCCGCGAACTCAAAGCCACCGGCCTGCGCAACCTGCCGTGTCAGGCATTCGACGCCAACGCCGCCTGGCTGGAAATCGTCTTGGCCGCAGCCGATCTGGTCACCTGGTGCCAGCTCATCGGATTCACCGGCCACCCCGGCCTGACCCGTGCCGAGATCGCTACCTTCCGCTACCGAGTCCTGCACGTCGCAGCCCGCATCACCCGCGGCGCCCGCCGAACCCGACTACGCATCGACGCCACCTGGCGATGGGCCGCAGCCATCGCCACCGCATGGCAACACATCCGCACCGCCTTCGGTTGA
- a CDS encoding mycofactocin-coupled SDR family oxidoreductase, translating into MGALDGRVALITGGARGQGRAHALALAAEGADIVAADAPGPMAGLTYPLATEDDLHETAKLVEELGRRCLPISVDVRDSAQVDAAVQQTVTDLGSLDILVANAGIVSTGPLHEVSDEMWRQLLDTNLTGVFHTLRAAIPVMRRQQFGRIVVTSSMGGRMGIPDLAAYNATKWGIIGLAKSVALEVAKEGVTVNVVCPTTTQTPMVQPAGGDDVPDDLVRRMMKANPIPQPWLQPEDVSRGVVYLVTDPGVITGSVLEIGLGGSARIH; encoded by the coding sequence ATGGGTGCCTTGGATGGACGGGTTGCGTTAATCACTGGCGGAGCCCGCGGGCAGGGGCGCGCACACGCGTTGGCGCTGGCCGCGGAGGGTGCCGACATCGTTGCGGCCGACGCGCCCGGCCCCATGGCGGGCCTCACCTACCCGCTGGCCACCGAGGACGACCTGCATGAGACGGCGAAGCTCGTCGAAGAACTCGGCCGGCGCTGCTTGCCGATATCCGTTGACGTGCGTGACTCGGCGCAGGTTGACGCCGCCGTCCAGCAAACCGTGACCGATCTGGGCAGCCTCGACATCCTGGTGGCCAACGCCGGCATCGTCAGCACCGGGCCCCTGCACGAAGTCAGCGACGAGATGTGGCGACAGCTTCTCGACACGAACCTGACCGGCGTTTTTCACACCCTGCGGGCGGCCATACCGGTGATGCGGCGCCAGCAGTTCGGCCGGATCGTCGTCACCTCGTCCATGGGCGGCCGCATGGGCATCCCGGATCTCGCCGCGTACAACGCCACCAAATGGGGGATCATCGGACTGGCCAAGTCCGTCGCCCTGGAAGTCGCCAAGGAAGGCGTCACCGTCAACGTCGTGTGCCCAACCACCACGCAAACGCCGATGGTGCAGCCCGCTGGAGGTGACGACGTACCCGACGATTTGGTGCGTCGGATGATGAAGGCCAACCCGATACCGCAGCCCTGGCTGCAACCCGAGGACGTCAGTCGTGGGGTGGTGTATCTGGTCACCGATCCCGGGGTCATCACCGGCAGCGTCCTCGAGATCGGCCTTGGCGGCAGCGCCCGAATCCACTGA